A single region of the Pararge aegeria chromosome 18, ilParAegt1.1, whole genome shotgun sequence genome encodes:
- the LOC120631338 gene encoding amyloid-beta-like protein isoform X3: MSRAVLFISVFTILLDVLYASQATSGAEPQVAVLCEAGATYHPQYMSAAGRWTPDLTTKPHNCLKDKMEILDYCKKVYPSHDITNIVEASHYVKVSNWCKLGTGNAAKCKVTRWVKPFRCLEGPFQSDALLVPESCLFDHIHNQSRCWQFSRWNATAGRACGQRGLRLRTFAMLLPCGISLFSGVEFVCCPKHFKENVKMHKPMDVGVPVSPGGEEMLAASAAMDERDDELLDDEDTLTDDDDDSLNLSDDDDDDDADDDMDEDEDVDLTRDDDAEDDDYTDGDDSAWPRPESSAAPSTTSTTTTSTTTTTTASTATSDPYFSHFDPRTEHQSYKDAQQRLEETHREKITKVMREWSELEDRYQQMMASDPTAAQTFRQRMTAKFQANIQSLEEEGVSERRRLAALHQQRVLAHLAQRRRTALSCYTRSLRDTPPNAHRVQKCLQRLVRALAAERSGALAAWRRAAATGREAAAAERASAADRLQDADRALQRALTSLRRRPHLYASIGTAIEDYVQSMQSKDDMAVSLMSMTPEAEELLLDRIEAEVQREQAAREQLSAKRDQRTRQRQDIQNERARTSNGVKESEETDDEASEVNETEDTTTVSTTQTSPAPSASPSPSAAVSVHDITTRSAFTQETTTTEIITSTMTEAPESETETSEIGETSSRRSTIETEGEGLRAALEQAEERAPPPPAHALKNELQHTQPGYTVRGPSPSSNNSGALYPALCVGGAALAAAAAVALAVARRRDRAPSAQGFVQVEQSGAVAPTPEERHVANMQINGYENPTYKYFEVKE, translated from the exons GCGACAAGCGGAGCAGAGCCTCAAGTCGCAGTGCTATGCGAAGCAGGAGCGACCTACCACCCGCAGTACATGTCTGCCGCAGGAAGATGGACACCCGACCTCACCACGAAACCACATAACTGCTTGAAGGATAAGATGGAGATCCTTGACTATTGCAAGAAG GTATACCCCAGCCACGATATTACCAACATCGTAGAGGCATCCCACTACGTGAAGGTTAGCAACTGGTGCAAACTGGGAACCGGCAATGCAGCGAAGTGCAAGGTCACTCGATGGGTGAAGCCCTTCCGTTGTCTTG AAGGCCCATTCCAATCGGACGCGCTGCTGGTACCAGAGAGCTGTCTGTTCGACCACATCCACAACCAGAGCCGCTGCTGGCAGTTCTCCAGGTGGAACGCCACTGCCGGCCGTGCTTGCGGACAACGCGGACTGCGACTTCGGACTTTTGCTATGCTCCTGCCATGTGGAATAAGCCTTTTCTCTGGCGTTGAATTTGTATGCTGCCCTAAACATTTTAAGG AAAACGTCAAAATGCACAAACCAATGGACGTAGGTGTGCCAGTAAGCCCCGGTGGTGAAGAAATGCTGGCTGCTTCTGCTGCTATGGACGAACGTGATGATGAACTACTTGACGATGAAGACACGCtcactgatgatgatgacgactctCTCAACTTgagcgatgatgatgatgacgacgatgcTGATGACG ATatggatgaagatgaagacgttgACCTTACCCGAGACGATGACGCAGAGGACGACGATTACACCGACGGTGATGACTCTGCCTGGCCTCGTCCTGAATCTTCTGCTGCACCTTCCACCACTTCTACAACTACCACGTCAACAACTACTACCACTACG GCATCAACTGCTACATCTGACCCTTATTTCTCGCATTTCGACCCCCGTACTGAACACCAGAGCTACAAGGACGCTCAGCAACGCCTCGAAGAAACTCACCGTGAAAAG ATTACCAAAGTTATGCGTGAGTGGTCTGAACTGGAGGACCGTTATCAACAAATGATGGCCTCTGACCCAACGGCCGCGCAAACCTTCCGCCAACGCATGACTGCTAAGTTCCAGGCTAATATTCAG TCTTTGGAAGAAGAAGGTGTATCTGAACGTCGACGACTAGCTGCTCTTCATCAGCAACGTGTATTGGCTCATCTTGCTCAAAGACGTCGCACTGCTCTCTCCTGTTATACCCGCTCTCTGCGCGATACTCCTCCTAAt GCTCATCGGGTCCAGAAATGTCTGCAACGTTTGGTCCGAGCGCTCGCAGCTGAACGAAGTGGTGCTCTTGCAGCATGGCGTCGCGCTGCTGCCACTGGCAGGGAAGCTGCTGCTGCTGAACGTGCTAGTGCCGCTGACAGATTACAA GATGCTGATCGCGCTCTGCAACGTGCTTTGACCTCCCTTCGTCGTCGCCCACATCTCTATGCCAGCATCGGAACTGCTATTGAAGATTATGTTCAG TCAATGCAATCCAAAGACGATATGGCCGTTTCACTAATGTCGATGACTCCGGAAGCCGAGGAACTCCTGCTGGACCGTATTGAAGCTGAAGTACAAAGGGAACAAGCCGCTCGGGAGCAGCTCAGCGCTAAGAGGGATCAACGTACGAGACAGCGTCAGGACATCCAAAACGAACGCGCTAGG ACATCAAACGGAGTTAAGGAGAGCGAGGAAACCGATGATGAAGCTAGCGAAGTGAACGAGACAGAAGATACGACCACAGTATCAACGACACAGACATCCCCAGCACCATCAGCTTCACCCTCCCCTTCGGCTGCCGTATCCGTGCATGACATCACCACGCGTTCTGCCTTCACTCAGGAAACAACAACCACG GAAATCATTACTAGCACGATGACCGAGGCACCAGAGAGCGAAACTGAAACTAGTGAGATCGGTGAAACTTCAAGCCGACGTTCAACTATCGag ACGGAGGGCGAGGGTCTGCGTGCTGCTCTGGAACAAGCGGAGGAACGGGCTCCACCACCACCTGCGCACGCTCTTAAAAATGAACTGCAACACACCCAGCCC GGATACACAGTGCGTGGCCCCAGCCCCAGCAGCAACAACTCCGGCGCCCTGTACCCCGCACTGTGCGTCGGTGGTGCCGCACTGGCTGCCGCCGCGGCTGTCGCGCTTGCAGTCGCCCGTCGCCGCGACCGCGCGCCTTCTGCACAAGGCTTCGTGCAG GTCGAGCAGTCGGGAGCCGTTGCCCCAACTCCCGAGGAGCGACACGTAGCTAACATGCAGATCAACGGCTACGAAAACCCAACTTACAAATACTTCGAAGTCAAGGAGTAA
- the LOC120631338 gene encoding amyloid-beta-like protein isoform X1, whose protein sequence is MSRAVLFISVFTILLDVLYASQATSGAEPQVAVLCEAGATYHPQYMSAAGRWTPDLTTKPHNCLKDKMEILDYCKKVYPSHDITNIVEASHYVKVSNWCKLGTGNAAKCKVTRWVKPFRCLEGPFQSDALLVPESCLFDHIHNQSRCWQFSRWNATAGRACGQRGLRLRTFAMLLPCGISLFSGVEFVCCPKHFKENVKMHKPMDVGVPVSPGGEEMLAASAAMDERDDELLDDEDTLTDDDDDSLNLSDDDDDDDADDVITDMDEDEDVDLTRDDDAEDDDYTDGDDSAWPRPESSAAPSTTSTTTTSTTTTTTASTATSDPYFSHFDPRTEHQSYKDAQQRLEETHREKITKVMREWSELEDRYQQMMASDPTAAQTFRQRMTAKFQANIQSLEEEGVSERRRLAALHQQRVLAHLAQRRRTALSCYTRSLRDTPPNAHRVQKCLQRLVRALAAERSGALAAWRRAAATGREAAAAERASAADRLQDADRALQRALTSLRRRPHLYASIGTAIEDYVQSMQSKDDMAVSLMSMTPEAEELLLDRIEAEVQREQAAREQLSAKRDQRTRQRQDIQNERARTSNGVKESEETDDEASEVNETEDTTTVSTTQTSPAPSASPSPSAAVSVHDITTRSAFTQETTTTEIITSTMTEAPESETETSEIGETSSRRSTIETEGEGLRAALEQAEERAPPPPAHALKNELQHTQPGYTVRGPSPSSNNSGALYPALCVGGAALAAAAAVALAVARRRDRAPSAQGFVQVEQSGAVAPTPEERHVANMQINGYENPTYKYFEVKE, encoded by the exons GCGACAAGCGGAGCAGAGCCTCAAGTCGCAGTGCTATGCGAAGCAGGAGCGACCTACCACCCGCAGTACATGTCTGCCGCAGGAAGATGGACACCCGACCTCACCACGAAACCACATAACTGCTTGAAGGATAAGATGGAGATCCTTGACTATTGCAAGAAG GTATACCCCAGCCACGATATTACCAACATCGTAGAGGCATCCCACTACGTGAAGGTTAGCAACTGGTGCAAACTGGGAACCGGCAATGCAGCGAAGTGCAAGGTCACTCGATGGGTGAAGCCCTTCCGTTGTCTTG AAGGCCCATTCCAATCGGACGCGCTGCTGGTACCAGAGAGCTGTCTGTTCGACCACATCCACAACCAGAGCCGCTGCTGGCAGTTCTCCAGGTGGAACGCCACTGCCGGCCGTGCTTGCGGACAACGCGGACTGCGACTTCGGACTTTTGCTATGCTCCTGCCATGTGGAATAAGCCTTTTCTCTGGCGTTGAATTTGTATGCTGCCCTAAACATTTTAAGG AAAACGTCAAAATGCACAAACCAATGGACGTAGGTGTGCCAGTAAGCCCCGGTGGTGAAGAAATGCTGGCTGCTTCTGCTGCTATGGACGAACGTGATGATGAACTACTTGACGATGAAGACACGCtcactgatgatgatgacgactctCTCAACTTgagcgatgatgatgatgacgacgatgcTGATGACG TAATCACAGATatggatgaagatgaagacgttgACCTTACCCGAGACGATGACGCAGAGGACGACGATTACACCGACGGTGATGACTCTGCCTGGCCTCGTCCTGAATCTTCTGCTGCACCTTCCACCACTTCTACAACTACCACGTCAACAACTACTACCACTACG GCATCAACTGCTACATCTGACCCTTATTTCTCGCATTTCGACCCCCGTACTGAACACCAGAGCTACAAGGACGCTCAGCAACGCCTCGAAGAAACTCACCGTGAAAAG ATTACCAAAGTTATGCGTGAGTGGTCTGAACTGGAGGACCGTTATCAACAAATGATGGCCTCTGACCCAACGGCCGCGCAAACCTTCCGCCAACGCATGACTGCTAAGTTCCAGGCTAATATTCAG TCTTTGGAAGAAGAAGGTGTATCTGAACGTCGACGACTAGCTGCTCTTCATCAGCAACGTGTATTGGCTCATCTTGCTCAAAGACGTCGCACTGCTCTCTCCTGTTATACCCGCTCTCTGCGCGATACTCCTCCTAAt GCTCATCGGGTCCAGAAATGTCTGCAACGTTTGGTCCGAGCGCTCGCAGCTGAACGAAGTGGTGCTCTTGCAGCATGGCGTCGCGCTGCTGCCACTGGCAGGGAAGCTGCTGCTGCTGAACGTGCTAGTGCCGCTGACAGATTACAA GATGCTGATCGCGCTCTGCAACGTGCTTTGACCTCCCTTCGTCGTCGCCCACATCTCTATGCCAGCATCGGAACTGCTATTGAAGATTATGTTCAG TCAATGCAATCCAAAGACGATATGGCCGTTTCACTAATGTCGATGACTCCGGAAGCCGAGGAACTCCTGCTGGACCGTATTGAAGCTGAAGTACAAAGGGAACAAGCCGCTCGGGAGCAGCTCAGCGCTAAGAGGGATCAACGTACGAGACAGCGTCAGGACATCCAAAACGAACGCGCTAGG ACATCAAACGGAGTTAAGGAGAGCGAGGAAACCGATGATGAAGCTAGCGAAGTGAACGAGACAGAAGATACGACCACAGTATCAACGACACAGACATCCCCAGCACCATCAGCTTCACCCTCCCCTTCGGCTGCCGTATCCGTGCATGACATCACCACGCGTTCTGCCTTCACTCAGGAAACAACAACCACG GAAATCATTACTAGCACGATGACCGAGGCACCAGAGAGCGAAACTGAAACTAGTGAGATCGGTGAAACTTCAAGCCGACGTTCAACTATCGag ACGGAGGGCGAGGGTCTGCGTGCTGCTCTGGAACAAGCGGAGGAACGGGCTCCACCACCACCTGCGCACGCTCTTAAAAATGAACTGCAACACACCCAGCCC GGATACACAGTGCGTGGCCCCAGCCCCAGCAGCAACAACTCCGGCGCCCTGTACCCCGCACTGTGCGTCGGTGGTGCCGCACTGGCTGCCGCCGCGGCTGTCGCGCTTGCAGTCGCCCGTCGCCGCGACCGCGCGCCTTCTGCACAAGGCTTCGTGCAG GTCGAGCAGTCGGGAGCCGTTGCCCCAACTCCCGAGGAGCGACACGTAGCTAACATGCAGATCAACGGCTACGAAAACCCAACTTACAAATACTTCGAAGTCAAGGAGTAA
- the LOC120631338 gene encoding amyloid-beta-like protein isoform X2, whose amino-acid sequence MSRAVLFISVFTILLDVLYASQATSGAEPQVAVLCEAGATYHPQYMSAAGRWTPDLTTKPHNCLKDKMEILDYCKKVYPSHDITNIVEASHYVKVSNWCKLGTGNAAKCKVTRWVKPFRCLGPFQSDALLVPESCLFDHIHNQSRCWQFSRWNATAGRACGQRGLRLRTFAMLLPCGISLFSGVEFVCCPKHFKENVKMHKPMDVGVPVSPGGEEMLAASAAMDERDDELLDDEDTLTDDDDDSLNLSDDDDDDDADDVITDMDEDEDVDLTRDDDAEDDDYTDGDDSAWPRPESSAAPSTTSTTTTSTTTTTTASTATSDPYFSHFDPRTEHQSYKDAQQRLEETHREKITKVMREWSELEDRYQQMMASDPTAAQTFRQRMTAKFQANIQSLEEEGVSERRRLAALHQQRVLAHLAQRRRTALSCYTRSLRDTPPNAHRVQKCLQRLVRALAAERSGALAAWRRAAATGREAAAAERASAADRLQDADRALQRALTSLRRRPHLYASIGTAIEDYVQSMQSKDDMAVSLMSMTPEAEELLLDRIEAEVQREQAAREQLSAKRDQRTRQRQDIQNERARTSNGVKESEETDDEASEVNETEDTTTVSTTQTSPAPSASPSPSAAVSVHDITTRSAFTQETTTTEIITSTMTEAPESETETSEIGETSSRRSTIETEGEGLRAALEQAEERAPPPPAHALKNELQHTQPGYTVRGPSPSSNNSGALYPALCVGGAALAAAAAVALAVARRRDRAPSAQGFVQVEQSGAVAPTPEERHVANMQINGYENPTYKYFEVKE is encoded by the exons GCGACAAGCGGAGCAGAGCCTCAAGTCGCAGTGCTATGCGAAGCAGGAGCGACCTACCACCCGCAGTACATGTCTGCCGCAGGAAGATGGACACCCGACCTCACCACGAAACCACATAACTGCTTGAAGGATAAGATGGAGATCCTTGACTATTGCAAGAAG GTATACCCCAGCCACGATATTACCAACATCGTAGAGGCATCCCACTACGTGAAGGTTAGCAACTGGTGCAAACTGGGAACCGGCAATGCAGCGAAGTGCAAGGTCACTCGATGGGTGAAGCCCTTCCGTTGTCTTG GCCCATTCCAATCGGACGCGCTGCTGGTACCAGAGAGCTGTCTGTTCGACCACATCCACAACCAGAGCCGCTGCTGGCAGTTCTCCAGGTGGAACGCCACTGCCGGCCGTGCTTGCGGACAACGCGGACTGCGACTTCGGACTTTTGCTATGCTCCTGCCATGTGGAATAAGCCTTTTCTCTGGCGTTGAATTTGTATGCTGCCCTAAACATTTTAAGG AAAACGTCAAAATGCACAAACCAATGGACGTAGGTGTGCCAGTAAGCCCCGGTGGTGAAGAAATGCTGGCTGCTTCTGCTGCTATGGACGAACGTGATGATGAACTACTTGACGATGAAGACACGCtcactgatgatgatgacgactctCTCAACTTgagcgatgatgatgatgacgacgatgcTGATGACG TAATCACAGATatggatgaagatgaagacgttgACCTTACCCGAGACGATGACGCAGAGGACGACGATTACACCGACGGTGATGACTCTGCCTGGCCTCGTCCTGAATCTTCTGCTGCACCTTCCACCACTTCTACAACTACCACGTCAACAACTACTACCACTACG GCATCAACTGCTACATCTGACCCTTATTTCTCGCATTTCGACCCCCGTACTGAACACCAGAGCTACAAGGACGCTCAGCAACGCCTCGAAGAAACTCACCGTGAAAAG ATTACCAAAGTTATGCGTGAGTGGTCTGAACTGGAGGACCGTTATCAACAAATGATGGCCTCTGACCCAACGGCCGCGCAAACCTTCCGCCAACGCATGACTGCTAAGTTCCAGGCTAATATTCAG TCTTTGGAAGAAGAAGGTGTATCTGAACGTCGACGACTAGCTGCTCTTCATCAGCAACGTGTATTGGCTCATCTTGCTCAAAGACGTCGCACTGCTCTCTCCTGTTATACCCGCTCTCTGCGCGATACTCCTCCTAAt GCTCATCGGGTCCAGAAATGTCTGCAACGTTTGGTCCGAGCGCTCGCAGCTGAACGAAGTGGTGCTCTTGCAGCATGGCGTCGCGCTGCTGCCACTGGCAGGGAAGCTGCTGCTGCTGAACGTGCTAGTGCCGCTGACAGATTACAA GATGCTGATCGCGCTCTGCAACGTGCTTTGACCTCCCTTCGTCGTCGCCCACATCTCTATGCCAGCATCGGAACTGCTATTGAAGATTATGTTCAG TCAATGCAATCCAAAGACGATATGGCCGTTTCACTAATGTCGATGACTCCGGAAGCCGAGGAACTCCTGCTGGACCGTATTGAAGCTGAAGTACAAAGGGAACAAGCCGCTCGGGAGCAGCTCAGCGCTAAGAGGGATCAACGTACGAGACAGCGTCAGGACATCCAAAACGAACGCGCTAGG ACATCAAACGGAGTTAAGGAGAGCGAGGAAACCGATGATGAAGCTAGCGAAGTGAACGAGACAGAAGATACGACCACAGTATCAACGACACAGACATCCCCAGCACCATCAGCTTCACCCTCCCCTTCGGCTGCCGTATCCGTGCATGACATCACCACGCGTTCTGCCTTCACTCAGGAAACAACAACCACG GAAATCATTACTAGCACGATGACCGAGGCACCAGAGAGCGAAACTGAAACTAGTGAGATCGGTGAAACTTCAAGCCGACGTTCAACTATCGag ACGGAGGGCGAGGGTCTGCGTGCTGCTCTGGAACAAGCGGAGGAACGGGCTCCACCACCACCTGCGCACGCTCTTAAAAATGAACTGCAACACACCCAGCCC GGATACACAGTGCGTGGCCCCAGCCCCAGCAGCAACAACTCCGGCGCCCTGTACCCCGCACTGTGCGTCGGTGGTGCCGCACTGGCTGCCGCCGCGGCTGTCGCGCTTGCAGTCGCCCGTCGCCGCGACCGCGCGCCTTCTGCACAAGGCTTCGTGCAG GTCGAGCAGTCGGGAGCCGTTGCCCCAACTCCCGAGGAGCGACACGTAGCTAACATGCAGATCAACGGCTACGAAAACCCAACTTACAAATACTTCGAAGTCAAGGAGTAA